One Phoenix dactylifera cultivar Barhee BC4 unplaced genomic scaffold, palm_55x_up_171113_PBpolish2nd_filt_p 001210F, whole genome shotgun sequence genomic window carries:
- the LOC120108186 gene encoding uncharacterized protein LOC120108186, translated as MLIDGLEDEAVAEDGDEVAEDEPQDLEAKEEDVPPQISLHAYSGSATPKMLRVDGMIKRRVVRILIDTGSTHNFLDERLVKQIGLIAEPTLGFDVALGDRATLRAEGICRGITLTIQGSQFKLDLYPLALRGADLVLGTQWLQSLGPVTFDFAEMWVTFRRSGRRVRLDGIRPSPRAALQPLVGLPGPDAHSYLMQLLPLSTETTTEAGIPTDLAALLQGFADLFEEPHGLPPEREHDHHIEIVPGAEPANVRPYRYPHV; from the coding sequence ATGTTGATCGACGGATTGGAGGACGAGGCCGTggctgaagatggtgatgaggttGCTGAGGATGAGCCCCAAGATTTAGAGGCCAAGGAAGAGGACGTGCCACCTCAGATTTCATTACATGCCTACTCTGGATCGGCGACACCGAAAATGCTACGCGTGGACGGCATGATCAAAAGACGTGTGGTGCGTATCCTCATAGATACGGGCAGCACCcacaattttttggatgagaggcTCGTCAAACAGATCGGTCTCATAGCAGAGCCGACATTGGGCTTCGACGTGGCATTGGGTGACAGAGCCACGTTGAGGGCAGAGGGCATATGCCGAGGCATCACTTTGACGATCCAGGGCAGCCAATTCAAGCTCGATCTCTATCCGTTGGCATTACGAGGAGCTGATTTGGTCCTTGGTACGCAGTGGCTGCAGAGTCTTGGCCCGGTTACATTCGACTTCGCCGAGATGTGGGTGACTTTCAGACGGAGCGGACGGCGAGTTAGATTGGATGGCATTCGGCCTAGCCCAAGGGCTGCACTTCAGCCCCTAGTCGGCTTGCCCGGACCCGACGCGCACAGCTACTTGATGCAGCTCTTACCTCTGTCGACGGAGACCACGACGGAGGCAGGTATACCTACTGATTTGGCTGCTCTCTTACAGGGGTTCGCAGATTTATTTGAGGAGCCTCATGGTCTTCCACCCGAGAGGGAGCACGATCATCACATAGAGATTGTACCGGGAGCAGAACCGGCGAATGTGAGGCCTTACCGCTACCCGCACGTTTAG